The proteins below come from a single Perca flavescens isolate YP-PL-M2 chromosome 8, PFLA_1.0, whole genome shotgun sequence genomic window:
- the bncr gene encoding protein Bouncer, whose protein sequence is MKADYMSGPNMLQLLHVAVLWFYLLLPSMLCDNLHCYYSYIQEKEGTVELIVTECPPDELCFKANGRYGNHSILSARGCMVEEDCSQVHSLTFKGTIYKMSYDCCDWPYCNSCLGVTPKSLYFTVTLVIVAAMASRL, encoded by the coding sequence ACCAAACATGTTGCAGCTCCTGCACGTTGCTGTGTTGTGGTTCTACCTTCTCCTCCCCTCGATGCTCTGTGACAATCTGCACTGCTACTACAGCTACATCCAGGAGAAGGAGGGGACCGTTGAGCTCATTGTGACAGAGTGCCCCCCTGATGAGCTGTGCTTCAAGGCCAATGGTCGCTATGGCAACCACAGCATCCTGTCAGCCAGGGGCTGCATGGTGGAGGAGGACTGCAGCCAGGTGCACAGCCTTACCTTTAAAGGAACCATCTACAAAATGAGCTACGACTGCTGTGATTGGCCATACTGTAACTCCTGCCTGGGCGTCACACCTAAATCCCTCTACTTTACTGTAACACTTGTGATTGTAGCTGCGATGGCCAGCCGCCTGTGA